The Sphingomonas sp. KR3-1 genomic interval CTTCCTCCTGCTGCGCCGCCCCGATCTCGACCACGAACCCGGCCCGAACGACGAGGCATCCAAGGCCAAGCCCAGCAAATGGGGCAAGCCCGGTGCGTGATCTCGTCTTCGTCGCCTTCCTGCTGGCCTTTTTCGGGATGGGCTTCCGCAAGCCGTTCATCTTCGTGCTGGTCTATGCCTATATCGACATCGTCTCGCCGCAGCGGCTGACCTATCTCCTGCTCAACTCGGTGCCGATCTCGCTGATCGCGGTCGGCCTCTCCGTGCTCGGCTGGCTGGCGATGGACGACAAGAAGGACGTCCGCGTCGCGCCGCGCCAGCTGATGATCCTCGGCCTGCTCGCCTATTGCTTCTACACCACGCTCAACGCCGACTTCAAAGTCGAGGCCTTGGACAAATGGGACTGGGTGTGGAAGGCGCTCGCCTTCGCCGCCTTCCTGCCGCTCACCCTGCGCACCAGGCTGCGCATCGAGAGCCTGCTGCTGTTCATGGTCCTCTCCGCCGCGTCGATCATCATCGTCGGCGGGATCAAGACGCTCGGCTCGGGCGGCGGCTATGGCGAATTGAACCTGATGGTCGCCAACAATTCGGGCCTCTACGAAGGCTCGACCATCTCCACCGTCGCGATCGCGATCATCCCGCTGATCGTCTGGTTCACGCGCTTCGGCACCATTTTCCCGCCCGACTGGAAGGTAAAGGGGTTCTGCTACGCCCTCATCTTCGCCTGCCTGCTGATCCCGGTCGGCACCTCGACGCGCACCGGCCTGCTCTGCATCGGGCTGCTCGCCGCGCTGATGCTGCGCGATAGCAAGCGCAAGCTCGTCTATATCGGCGCGCTCGGCGCCATGGCGCTGATCGCCATCCCCTTCCTGCCCTCGGCCTTCACCGAGCGGATGAACACGATCAAGACCTATCAGGGCGACGCCTCCGCCTCGACCCGCCTCGCCGTGTGGCAATGGACGATGGACTACGCCAAGACCCACCCGATGGGCGGCGGGTTCGA includes:
- a CDS encoding putative O-glycosylation ligase, exosortase A system-associated translates to MRDLVFVAFLLAFFGMGFRKPFIFVLVYAYIDIVSPQRLTYLLLNSVPISLIAVGLSVLGWLAMDDKKDVRVAPRQLMILGLLAYCFYTTLNADFKVEALDKWDWVWKALAFAAFLPLTLRTRLRIESLLLFMVLSAASIIIVGGIKTLGSGGGYGELNLMVANNSGLYEGSTISTVAIAIIPLIVWFTRFGTIFPPDWKVKGFCYALIFACLLIPVGTSTRTGLLCIGLLAALMLRDSKRKLVYIGALGAMALIAIPFLPSAFTERMNTIKTYQGDASASTRLAVWQWTMDYAKTHPMGGGFEAYRQNQIRYEKVSVEGQGDGNAKVDRSLEVDKARAYHSAYFEMLGEQGYPGLALWLVINILGIFRMEVLRQRYKKAEPDQLWVSPLASALQSAHIIYMLGATFIAIAFQPFVYMLIGAQIGLDTYMARKREESAWRPLRKARPALA